A region from the Mesorhizobium shangrilense genome encodes:
- a CDS encoding ABC transporter substrate-binding protein: protein MRYKLTTAVLAATAALQFVGPAAATDLEVTHWWTSGGEAAAVAEFAKAFDATGNHWVDGAIAGSGDTARPIMISRITGGDPMGATQFNHGRQAEELVKAGLMRDLTDLANKEHWKDVIRPASLLTECTVDGKVYCIPVNIHSWQWLWLSSKAFADAGVPVPKNWNEFVAAAPALEKAGKVPLAVGQQAWQTSGAFQVLMVAIGGPDIYKKVYGDKDAKVAGGPEVAKVFKAADDARKMSAKSKVQDWNQATNLVITGQAGGQIMGDWAQGEFQLAGQVAGKDYNCLPGLGVNAVIQTGGDSFYFPVLKDPEKSKAQEVLASTMLSPKTQVAFNLKKGSLPVRGDVDLNAANDCMKKGLDILAKGNTIPDTNQLMTEDSLTQVNDLFAEFFATPTMTPEDAQKRFADIVAKAD, encoded by the coding sequence ATGCGATACAAACTCACGACTGCCGTGCTGGCAGCGACGGCCGCGCTGCAGTTCGTCGGTCCGGCGGCGGCGACGGATCTGGAAGTCACCCATTGGTGGACCTCCGGTGGCGAAGCGGCGGCGGTCGCGGAATTTGCCAAGGCGTTCGACGCCACCGGCAATCATTGGGTGGATGGGGCCATCGCAGGCTCGGGCGATACGGCGCGGCCGATCATGATCAGCCGCATCACCGGCGGCGACCCGATGGGTGCCACGCAATTCAACCATGGCCGTCAGGCAGAGGAACTGGTGAAGGCCGGCCTGATGCGCGACCTGACCGATCTCGCCAACAAGGAACATTGGAAGGACGTCATCCGTCCGGCCAGCCTGCTCACCGAATGCACGGTCGACGGCAAGGTCTACTGCATTCCGGTCAACATCCATTCCTGGCAATGGCTGTGGCTCTCCAGCAAGGCCTTCGCCGATGCCGGCGTGCCGGTGCCGAAGAACTGGAATGAATTCGTCGCGGCCGCACCCGCGCTCGAGAAGGCCGGCAAGGTGCCGCTCGCCGTCGGCCAGCAGGCCTGGCAAACGTCAGGCGCCTTCCAGGTGCTGATGGTGGCGATCGGCGGACCCGACATCTACAAGAAGGTCTATGGCGACAAGGACGCCAAGGTTGCCGGCGGGCCGGAGGTCGCCAAGGTGTTCAAGGCGGCCGACGACGCGCGCAAGATGTCGGCCAAGTCCAAGGTGCAGGACTGGAACCAGGCGACCAATCTGGTCATCACCGGCCAGGCCGGCGGCCAGATCATGGGTGACTGGGCGCAAGGCGAATTCCAACTGGCCGGCCAGGTCGCTGGCAAGGACTACAACTGCTTGCCGGGTCTCGGCGTCAATGCCGTCATCCAGACCGGTGGCGATTCCTTCTACTTCCCGGTGCTGAAGGATCCGGAAAAGTCCAAGGCGCAGGAAGTGCTGGCCTCGACCATGCTGTCGCCAAAGACCCAGGTTGCCTTCAACCTGAAGAAAGGCTCGCTGCCGGTGCGCGGCGACGTCGATCTCAATGCCGCCAATGACTGCATGAAGAAGGGACTCGATATCCTGGCCAAGGGCAACACCATTCCCGACACCAACCAGTTGATGACCGAGGACTCGCTGACCCAGGTCAACGATCTGTTCGCCGAGTTCTTCGCGACGCCGACGATGACGCCCGAAGATGCGCAGAAGCGCTTTGCCGACATCGTCGCCAAGGCTGACTGA
- a CDS encoding Gfo/Idh/MocA family protein: MAKKLGIGVIGCGNISKAYFSLAPLFRGIEMRACADINMDAAKARAKEFKLRAETVEDLLKADDIDIVVNLTIPAVHYEVSKQILDAGKHVYSEKPFVLSVKEGLDLKKRAEARGLRIGSAPDTFLGGAHQLVRELIDTGKLGKITSGTCYVMSHGMEHWHPNPDFFFQPGAGPVLDVGPYYITNLIQLIGPVKQVAAFASIPAKERTISSKPRAGEKVPVNTPTTIHGVMEFENGAVVTLNASWDVWAHGHAPMELYGEEGTVFVPDPNFFGGDVRFTEADKPVKKLPKWKHPLGVPNEMHGHGMMANYRTAGLADMALAIVEGRPHRCSMELALHAVDVMTGILRSGETGKFVAMQTTCERPAALGVKAAKELLAKKK; the protein is encoded by the coding sequence ATGGCAAAGAAACTTGGCATTGGCGTGATCGGCTGCGGCAACATCTCGAAAGCCTATTTTTCCCTCGCGCCGCTGTTTCGCGGTATCGAGATGCGGGCGTGCGCGGATATCAATATGGACGCGGCGAAGGCGCGGGCGAAGGAGTTCAAGCTGCGCGCCGAGACGGTCGAGGACTTGCTCAAGGCTGATGACATCGACATCGTCGTCAACCTGACCATTCCGGCCGTGCATTACGAGGTGTCGAAACAGATCCTCGACGCCGGCAAGCATGTCTACTCGGAAAAGCCTTTCGTGTTGTCGGTCAAGGAAGGGCTCGACCTGAAGAAACGCGCTGAGGCCAGGGGATTGCGCATCGGTTCGGCGCCCGACACATTCCTTGGCGGCGCGCATCAGCTGGTGCGCGAACTCATCGACACCGGCAAGCTCGGCAAGATCACCAGCGGTACCTGCTATGTGATGAGCCACGGCATGGAGCACTGGCACCCCAACCCCGACTTCTTCTTCCAGCCGGGGGCCGGTCCCGTGCTCGATGTCGGCCCCTACTACATTACCAACCTGATCCAGCTGATCGGGCCGGTGAAGCAGGTGGCGGCCTTCGCCTCGATCCCGGCGAAGGAACGAACGATTTCGTCCAAGCCGCGCGCGGGCGAAAAAGTTCCGGTCAACACGCCAACGACGATCCACGGCGTGATGGAATTCGAGAATGGCGCTGTCGTCACGCTCAACGCCAGCTGGGACGTCTGGGCGCACGGTCACGCGCCGATGGAACTCTACGGCGAAGAGGGCACGGTGTTCGTCCCCGATCCGAATTTCTTCGGCGGCGATGTGCGCTTCACCGAAGCGGACAAGCCGGTCAAGAAACTGCCGAAATGGAAACATCCCCTCGGCGTGCCCAACGAGATGCATGGGCATGGCATGATGGCCAATTACCGCACAGCCGGCCTCGCCGACATGGCGCTGGCGATCGTCGAGGGCCGCCCGCACCGCTGCTCGATGGAACTGGCGCTGCACGCCGTCGATGTCATGACCGGTATCTTGCGCTCAGGCGAGACCGGCAAGTTCGTCGCCATGCAGACCACTTGCGAGCGGCCTGCCGCACTTGGCGTGAAGGCAGCCAAGGAACTGCTGGCGAAGAAGAAGTAG
- a CDS encoding LacI family DNA-binding transcriptional regulator gives MDRHQADKDDEAAAQNRPTLKTLAFMTGLAVTTVSRALKDAPEIGAETKRRVQLVARQIGYRPNRAGVRLRTGKTNVISLVLNTEHEIMSFVSDIIYGVSEVIADTPYHLIVTPYSRSQDPLDPIRYLVETGSADGIIISRTQPNDPRARYLLERGIPFATHGRTDMGLIHPYHDFDNYAFATEAVRCLAGMGRRRLALLAPPVGLTYHGHTVNGFADALNEVGASEIPFNTVSIDHSIDQIRMRTAQVMRRENRPDGFISSGAAATLAIVAGIEDAGLKLGRDIDVVSKQSSDLLHLFRRELLVVNEDFRLAGAELARSVLGWIGGAEPGTLQSLSVPSEVLASRRSD, from the coding sequence ATGGACAGGCACCAGGCGGACAAGGATGACGAAGCGGCGGCGCAGAACCGGCCGACGCTGAAGACGCTCGCCTTCATGACAGGGCTCGCCGTCACCACCGTGTCGCGCGCCTTGAAGGACGCGCCTGAGATCGGCGCCGAGACCAAACGGCGCGTCCAGCTCGTCGCCAGGCAGATCGGCTATAGGCCCAACCGCGCCGGCGTGCGCCTGCGCACCGGCAAGACCAACGTCATCAGTCTTGTGCTCAACACCGAGCATGAGATCATGAGCTTCGTTTCGGACATCATCTATGGCGTCTCGGAAGTCATTGCCGACACGCCCTATCACCTGATCGTCACGCCCTATTCGCGCTCGCAGGATCCGCTGGACCCCATACGCTATCTGGTGGAGACCGGATCCGCCGACGGCATCATCATCTCACGCACGCAGCCAAATGACCCCAGGGCGCGCTATTTGCTGGAGCGGGGCATTCCCTTTGCCACGCATGGCCGCACCGATATGGGGCTCATCCACCCCTATCATGATTTCGACAACTACGCCTTCGCGACCGAGGCGGTGCGCTGCCTGGCCGGCATGGGCCGCCGCAGGCTCGCTCTGCTGGCGCCACCGGTCGGGCTGACCTATCACGGCCACACGGTGAACGGCTTTGCCGACGCATTGAACGAGGTCGGCGCCAGCGAAATCCCGTTCAACACGGTTTCGATCGACCATTCCATCGATCAGATCAGGATGCGGACCGCGCAGGTCATGCGCCGTGAGAACCGGCCCGACGGTTTTATCAGCAGCGGCGCCGCCGCGACGCTCGCCATCGTCGCCGGCATCGAGGATGCGGGCCTGAAACTTGGCCGTGACATTGATGTCGTATCCAAGCAGTCGTCGGACCTGCTGCACCTGTTCCGCAGGGAATTGCTGGTCGTCAACGAGGATTTTCGGCTGGCTGGCGCCGAACTTGCCCGCTCGGTGCTGGGCTGGATCGGCGGCGCCGAGCCCGGCACGCTGCAAAGCCTGAGCGTGCCGAGCGAAGTCCTCGCCTCTCGCCGCTCGGATTAA
- a CDS encoding carbohydrate ABC transporter permease: MSVANTTAGLPRDIAGPYGPKPRRIFSRRNIFLYGTLFVVAAYYLLPLYVMVVTSLKGMPEIRLGNIFSPPLEITFEPWVKAWSTACTGLNCDGLSRGFWNSVRITVPSVFLSIAIASVNGYALANWRFKGADFFFTILIVGAFIPYQVMIYPIVIVLREIGLYGSIWGLVLVHSIFGMPILTLLFRNYFSSMPEELFRAARVDGAGFWGIYFRIMLPMSLPIFVVAVILQVTGIWNDFLFGVIYTKPDTYPMTVQLNNIVNSVQGVKEYNVNMAATLITGLVPLIVYFVSGKLFVRGIAAGAVKG, encoded by the coding sequence ATGAGCGTGGCAAACACCACTGCCGGCCTGCCCCGGGATATCGCCGGCCCCTACGGACCGAAGCCGCGGCGTATATTCTCGCGCCGCAACATCTTTCTCTACGGCACGCTTTTCGTCGTTGCGGCCTACTATCTTCTGCCGCTCTATGTGATGGTCGTCACCTCGCTCAAGGGCATGCCGGAGATCCGGCTCGGCAACATCTTCTCGCCGCCGCTCGAGATCACCTTCGAGCCGTGGGTCAAGGCCTGGTCGACCGCTTGCACCGGCCTCAACTGCGACGGACTTTCACGCGGCTTCTGGAATTCGGTGCGCATCACTGTGCCGTCGGTGTTCCTGTCGATCGCCATCGCCTCGGTCAATGGCTATGCGCTCGCCAACTGGCGCTTCAAGGGCGCGGATTTCTTCTTCACCATCCTGATCGTCGGCGCCTTCATCCCCTATCAGGTGATGATCTATCCCATCGTTATCGTGCTGCGCGAGATCGGGCTCTACGGCTCCATCTGGGGCCTGGTGCTGGTGCACTCGATCTTCGGCATGCCGATCCTGACGCTGTTGTTCCGCAACTATTTTTCGTCGATGCCGGAGGAACTGTTCCGGGCCGCGCGCGTCGATGGCGCCGGCTTCTGGGGCATCTATTTCCGCATCATGCTGCCGATGTCGCTGCCGATCTTCGTCGTCGCCGTCATCCTGCAGGTGACCGGCATCTGGAACGATTTCCTGTTCGGCGTCATCTACACCAAGCCCGACACCTACCCAATGACGGTGCAGCTCAACAACATCGTCAATTCGGTGCAGGGCGTGAAGGAATACAATGTCAACATGGCCGCGACCCTGATCACCGGCCTGGTGCCGCTGATCGTCTATTTCGTGTCCGGGAAATTGTTCGTGCGCGGCATCGCCGCCGGTGCGGTGAAGGGGTAG
- a CDS encoding YcnI family copper-binding membrane protein — protein sequence MNKYSLAAGALLVLGTNAAFAHITLETQEAAVGSTYKAVLRVPHGCDGKATTAVRVQIPEGVIAVKPMPKPGWTLQTKKGKYDKSYQLYGQAVTDGVKEIDWSGGNLPDEFYDEFVFRGTLTADLPVGQKLYFPVVQECDGGATDRWIEIPAAGQDEDALETPAPGIKLLPKK from the coding sequence ATGAACAAATATTCTCTGGCGGCCGGTGCGCTGCTCGTGCTCGGCACGAACGCTGCCTTCGCCCACATCACGCTTGAAACCCAGGAAGCGGCGGTCGGCTCGACCTACAAGGCAGTCCTGCGCGTTCCGCATGGTTGCGACGGCAAGGCGACGACCGCCGTGCGCGTGCAGATCCCGGAAGGGGTGATCGCGGTGAAGCCGATGCCGAAGCCCGGCTGGACGCTGCAGACCAAGAAGGGCAAATACGACAAATCCTATCAGCTCTATGGTCAGGCGGTGACCGACGGCGTCAAGGAAATCGACTGGAGCGGCGGCAATCTGCCCGACGAATTCTACGACGAGTTCGTCTTCCGTGGCACACTGACGGCGGACCTGCCTGTCGGCCAGAAACTCTATTTCCCGGTGGTGCAGGAATGCGACGGTGGCGCCACCGATCGCTGGATCGAAATCCCGGCGGCCGGACAGGATGAGGATGCGCTGGAGACCCCGGCGCCCGGCATCAAGCTCCTGCCCAAGAAATGA
- a CDS encoding copper resistance CopC/CopD family protein codes for MNAASFLQKTRTIGSSAGRLAVGVLFAVLLLAAVMLPGRASAHAALIATEPADGAVLAQSPAQFSLTFSEPVSPLVLTLVKPDGTPVALTAFRLTDQTIEIDNPQTLGRGTHVLSWRVISTDGHPIGGSVLFSVGAASEPPAVSEAVDWGLRSAIWTGKVFLYIGLFLGVGGAFALAWLAGAGRSGQRFVIAAILCGLVAAPLSLGLQGLDALGAPFARLAQPIIWRTALGTSFGSTVLIALMALGLGLLSLVTPRLIAKLLALAGLAGVGVALAASGHASAAEPQWLTRPMVFLHGIGIAFWAGALAPLGLALMRRRAEAGAFLHRFSLIILPVVAVLAAAGIVLAVIQVQTPSALVDTAYGRLLLIKLALLLCLFALAAFNRWRLTGPAEAGDAKAQGGLARSTGVEMLIVLAIFGIAAGWRFTPPPRALAIAAAQPASVHIHTLKAMADLSITPGHAGPVAASIVIMTGDFGPLDAKEVTLVLSKPDSGIEPLKRPATKPGDGSWRVDNLVIPVPGRWTARVDILVSDFEIVKIEAPIDIRP; via the coding sequence ATGAACGCGGCATCCTTCCTGCAAAAGACCCGCACGATCGGCAGTAGCGCTGGTCGGTTGGCCGTCGGCGTGCTGTTCGCGGTTCTGTTGCTTGCGGCGGTAATGCTGCCGGGCCGGGCTTCCGCTCACGCGGCGCTGATCGCGACCGAGCCGGCAGATGGCGCCGTGCTGGCGCAAAGCCCCGCGCAATTCTCTCTGACCTTCAGCGAGCCCGTGTCGCCGCTGGTGTTGACCCTGGTCAAGCCCGACGGCACACCGGTTGCACTGACTGCCTTCCGCCTCACCGACCAGACCATCGAGATCGACAACCCGCAAACGCTGGGGCGCGGCACGCATGTCCTGAGCTGGCGGGTGATTTCCACCGATGGTCACCCGATCGGCGGCTCGGTTTTGTTTTCCGTCGGCGCGGCCTCCGAGCCGCCCGCCGTGTCCGAAGCCGTCGACTGGGGGCTCCGATCTGCGATCTGGACCGGCAAGGTCTTTCTCTACATCGGGCTTTTCCTAGGCGTCGGCGGCGCCTTCGCGCTTGCCTGGCTGGCCGGCGCCGGGCGCTCGGGCCAGCGTTTCGTCATTGCCGCCATCCTGTGCGGGCTGGTCGCGGCACCCCTGTCGCTCGGGCTTCAGGGGCTGGATGCGCTTGGCGCGCCATTCGCCCGGCTGGCGCAGCCGATCATCTGGCGGACCGCGCTTGGAACCAGTTTCGGCTCGACGGTACTGATCGCGCTGATGGCGCTAGGGCTCGGCTTGTTGTCGTTGGTCACGCCGCGCCTGATTGCCAAACTGCTTGCCTTGGCTGGACTGGCCGGTGTCGGAGTTGCTCTCGCCGCCAGCGGACATGCAAGTGCCGCCGAACCGCAATGGCTGACGCGGCCGATGGTGTTCCTGCATGGCATCGGTATTGCCTTCTGGGCTGGAGCGCTGGCGCCGCTTGGCCTGGCACTAATGCGAAGGCGGGCAGAGGCGGGAGCTTTCCTGCACCGGTTTTCGCTGATTATCCTGCCGGTCGTGGCCGTGCTGGCGGCGGCCGGCATCGTGCTGGCCGTCATCCAGGTGCAGACGCCCTCGGCGCTGGTCGACACCGCCTATGGCCGGTTGCTGCTGATCAAGCTGGCGCTGCTGCTCTGCCTTTTCGCGCTCGCTGCTTTCAACCGCTGGAGGCTTACCGGCCCGGCTGAAGCGGGAGACGCAAAAGCGCAAGGAGGTCTTGCCCGCTCGACCGGCGTCGAAATGCTGATCGTGCTGGCTATCTTCGGCATTGCCGCCGGTTGGCGCTTCACGCCGCCGCCGCGCGCGCTGGCGATCGCGGCGGCGCAGCCGGCATCGGTGCATATCCATACGCTGAAGGCGATGGCCGATCTCAGCATCACGCCCGGCCATGCCGGGCCGGTTGCGGCCTCGATCGTCATCATGACCGGCGATTTCGGACCGCTCGACGCCAAGGAGGTGACGCTGGTGCTGTCGAAACCCGATTCCGGCATCGAGCCGCTCAAGCGGCCGGCGACAAAGCCCGGCGACGGCAGCTGGCGCGTCGACAATCTTGTGATCCCGGTGCCGGGCCGATGGACGGCGCGAGTCGACATTCTGGTCTCGGACTTCGAGATCGTGAAGATCGAGGCGCCCATCGACATCAGGCCGTGA
- a CDS encoding carbohydrate ABC transporter permease, protein MTEQTARRPSRLFRNLNAKIASIPMILNALVIFLGGTIWTIVYSFTDSRLLPRLNFVGFDQYTRLWVTPRWLVAVENLAIYGACMLVFSLIIGFLLAALLDQKIRFEDTFRTIFLYPFALSFIVTGLVWQWMLNPNFGVQHVVRELGWTNFAFDPLYDSSIVIYGILIAALWQGTGLVMCLMLAGLRGIDEDIWKAARVDGIPTWKTYLFIIIPMMRPVLITTLVIIAASIVKVYDLVVAQTSGGPGISSEVPAKYVYEYMFHAQNLGQGFAASTMMLLSVIIVIVPWAYLEFGRRK, encoded by the coding sequence ATGACCGAACAGACTGCCAGGCGGCCCAGCCGTTTGTTTCGCAATCTCAACGCCAAGATCGCGTCGATCCCGATGATCCTCAACGCGCTGGTCATCTTCCTCGGCGGCACGATCTGGACGATCGTCTATTCCTTCACCGATTCCAGGTTGCTGCCACGGCTGAACTTCGTTGGTTTCGACCAGTACACAAGGCTGTGGGTGACGCCGCGCTGGCTGGTCGCGGTCGAGAACCTCGCCATCTACGGCGCCTGCATGCTGGTCTTCTCGCTCATCATCGGTTTCCTGCTGGCGGCGCTGCTCGACCAGAAGATCCGCTTCGAGGACACGTTCCGCACCATCTTCCTCTATCCGTTCGCATTGTCCTTCATCGTCACCGGGCTGGTCTGGCAATGGATGCTCAATCCGAATTTCGGCGTCCAGCATGTGGTGCGCGAGCTCGGCTGGACGAATTTCGCTTTCGACCCGCTCTATGATTCCAGCATCGTCATCTACGGCATCCTGATCGCCGCGCTCTGGCAGGGAACGGGGCTAGTCATGTGCCTGATGCTGGCCGGCCTGCGCGGCATCGATGAGGACATCTGGAAGGCGGCGCGGGTGGACGGGATACCCACCTGGAAGACCTATCTGTTCATCATCATCCCGATGATGCGGCCGGTGCTGATCACCACGCTGGTCATCATCGCCGCCAGTATCGTCAAGGTCTACGACCTCGTCGTCGCCCAGACCAGCGGCGGTCCCGGCATCTCGTCGGAAGTGCCGGCGAAATATGTCTATGAATACATGTTCCACGCCCAGAACCTTGGCCAGGGTTTTGCCGCCTCGACCATGATGCTCTTGTCGGTGATCATCGTCATCGTGCCATGGGCCTATCTCGAATTCGGGCGGCGCAAATGA
- a CDS encoding ABC transporter ATP-binding protein: MGTSVSIQDLSLSFGAVTVLQTLNLDVADGEFIVLLGPSGCGKSTLLNCIAGLLDVSQGRIFIKGKNVTWEEPKDRGIGMVFQSYALYPQMTVEKNLSFGLRVAGTPREEIAKRIARAAEILQIEPLLQRKPAALSGGQRQRVAIGRALVRDVDVFLFDEPLSNLDAKLRAELRVEIKLLHRKLQNTMIYVTHDQIEAMTLADRIAVMKGGVIQQLDAPQTIYNRPVNRFVAGFLGSPAMNFLDGQLNGVSSPVFKTGNVSVPLDRYAFEGNGGSRVGPCVFGIRPEHIAFGDAANTMPFATDAEVEIVEPMGSDTLVWTKLGGHNFSFRVEAEKTLRNGDPIRIGFDPARASLFETQSGNRM; encoded by the coding sequence ATGGGCACCAGCGTTTCGATCCAGGACCTGTCGCTGAGCTTCGGCGCGGTGACGGTGCTGCAGACACTCAATCTCGATGTCGCCGACGGCGAGTTCATCGTGCTGCTCGGTCCGTCCGGCTGCGGCAAGTCGACCTTGCTCAACTGCATTGCCGGCCTGCTTGATGTCTCGCAAGGACGGATCTTCATCAAGGGCAAGAACGTCACCTGGGAGGAGCCGAAGGACCGCGGCATCGGCATGGTGTTCCAGTCCTATGCGCTCTACCCGCAGATGACGGTGGAGAAGAACCTGTCCTTCGGCCTGCGCGTCGCCGGAACGCCCAGGGAGGAGATCGCCAAACGCATCGCGCGCGCGGCCGAAATCCTGCAGATCGAGCCGCTCTTGCAGCGCAAGCCGGCCGCACTTTCCGGCGGCCAGCGCCAGCGCGTGGCGATCGGGCGGGCGCTGGTGCGCGACGTCGACGTCTTCCTGTTCGACGAGCCGCTCTCCAATCTCGACGCCAAGCTGCGGGCGGAGCTGCGTGTCGAGATCAAGCTGCTGCACCGCAAACTGCAGAACACCATGATCTACGTCACCCATGACCAGATCGAGGCGATGACGTTGGCCGATCGCATCGCGGTGATGAAGGGCGGCGTCATCCAGCAGCTCGACGCGCCACAGACGATCTACAACCGCCCGGTCAACCGCTTCGTCGCCGGTTTCCTCGGCTCGCCCGCGATGAATTTCCTCGACGGTCAACTGAACGGGGTCAGCAGTCCAGTCTTCAAGACCGGCAATGTCTCGGTGCCGCTCGACCGCTATGCCTTCGAAGGCAATGGCGGCAGCCGCGTCGGCCCTTGCGTGTTCGGCATAAGGCCAGAGCACATCGCCTTCGGTGACGCGGCAAATACCATGCCCTTCGCCACCGACGCCGAGGTCGAGATCGTCGAGCCGATGGGCTCCGACACGCTGGTCTGGACGAAGCTCGGCGGCCACAACTTCTCCTTCCGCGTCGAGGCGGAAAAGACGCTGCGCAACGGCGATCCGATCAGGATCGGCTTCGATCCCGCGCGCGCTTCGCTGTTCGAGACCCAATCCGGCAACCGCATGTAG
- a CDS encoding sugar phosphate isomerase/epimerase family protein: MNWSFQLYSARNFQPWEGVLKTLGKLGYTQVEGFGGVYDDPKAFRAELDKNGLTMPTGHFSIDALENDFDGVRRTADALGITLLICPYLVAEARPSDAAGWRGFGERLAKVGEVASKAGYGFAWHNHDFEFRKLADGSVPQDLILAAAPDIGWEMDVAWVVRGGDDPLPWIGKYGKRISAVHVKDIAKPGERADEDGWSDVGHGTIDWAGLIKALRAKSATRYYVMEQDNPNDIERFARRSIAAVKNY; this comes from the coding sequence ATGAACTGGTCATTCCAACTCTACAGCGCCCGTAACTTCCAGCCCTGGGAAGGCGTGCTCAAGACACTCGGCAAGCTCGGCTATACCCAGGTCGAAGGGTTCGGCGGCGTCTATGATGATCCCAAGGCCTTCCGCGCCGAACTCGACAAGAACGGCCTGACCATGCCGACCGGGCATTTCTCGATCGACGCTCTGGAGAACGATTTCGACGGTGTGCGCAGAACCGCCGATGCGCTCGGCATCACGCTGCTGATCTGCCCCTATCTGGTTGCCGAGGCAAGGCCATCTGACGCTGCCGGCTGGCGCGGTTTCGGTGAACGCCTGGCCAAAGTCGGCGAGGTCGCAAGCAAGGCCGGCTACGGCTTTGCCTGGCACAACCATGATTTCGAGTTCAGGAAACTCGCCGACGGGTCGGTGCCGCAGGATCTCATCCTCGCCGCCGCGCCCGACATTGGCTGGGAGATGGACGTCGCCTGGGTGGTGCGCGGCGGCGATGATCCGCTGCCGTGGATCGGGAAGTACGGCAAGCGCATCAGCGCCGTGCATGTGAAGGACATCGCCAAGCCGGGCGAGAGGGCGGACGAGGATGGCTGGTCGGATGTCGGCCACGGCACGATCGACTGGGCCGGCCTGATCAAGGCGCTGCGGGCCAAGAGCGCCACAAGATATTACGTCATGGAACAGGACAACCCCAACGACATCGAGCGCTTCGCCCGCCGTTCGATCGCAGCCGTAAAAAACTACTAG
- the gndA gene encoding NADP-dependent phosphogluconate dehydrogenase codes for MEKAEIGLIGLGTMGSNLALNIAEHGHRIAVFNRTRARTDAFVENAGALKNMVVPCYSLEELAAAIRPPRPIIIMVLAGKPVDEQIEALRGVLSANDIVIDAGNANFRDTMRRFSELSGSGLTFIGMGVSGGEEGARHGPSIMVGGTEDSWKRVEKVLTAISAKFKDEPCAAWLGTDGAGHFVKTIHNGIEYADMQMIAEIYGILRDGLGMGPKEIGTVFAKWNKGRLNSYLIEITAKVLAADDPKTGKPVVDIILDRAGQKGTGKWSVIEAQQLGIPATAIEAAVAARVLSSIRDERLAAEKAYGNIGVTKISGDKDTLLHDLELALFAGKIAAYAQGFAVMSGASKEFNWNLPMPTIAKIWRAGCIIRSQMLDTMAEAFGKGGASTNLLMAPAFITMMQEAHPSLRRVVAKASEAGAPVPALSSALAYFDSYRQGRGTSNLIQAQRDFFGAHGFERIGEQGAFHGPWGSGAAG; via the coding sequence ATGGAAAAAGCCGAAATCGGCCTGATCGGCCTTGGCACGATGGGTTCCAACCTGGCGCTCAACATCGCGGAGCACGGGCACCGCATCGCCGTCTTCAACCGCACCAGGGCACGCACCGACGCTTTCGTCGAGAATGCCGGCGCGCTGAAGAACATGGTGGTTCCGTGCTACAGCCTTGAAGAACTCGCCGCCGCGATCCGGCCGCCGCGCCCGATCATCATCATGGTGCTGGCCGGCAAGCCGGTCGACGAGCAGATCGAAGCCTTGCGCGGTGTACTGTCGGCCAATGATATCGTCATCGACGCCGGCAATGCCAATTTCCGCGACACGATGCGGCGCTTCTCCGAGCTCTCCGGCTCCGGCCTGACCTTCATAGGCATGGGCGTGTCCGGCGGCGAGGAGGGCGCGCGCCACGGGCCGTCGATCATGGTTGGTGGCACGGAAGACTCCTGGAAACGCGTCGAGAAGGTGCTGACCGCCATCTCCGCCAAGTTCAAGGACGAGCCCTGCGCGGCCTGGCTCGGCACCGACGGCGCCGGCCATTTCGTCAAGACCATCCACAACGGTATCGAATACGCCGACATGCAGATGATCGCCGAGATCTACGGCATTTTGCGCGACGGGCTTGGCATGGGGCCGAAGGAGATTGGCACGGTGTTCGCCAAATGGAACAAGGGCCGGCTCAATTCCTACCTGATCGAGATCACCGCCAAGGTGCTGGCCGCCGATGATCCGAAAACCGGCAAGCCGGTGGTCGACATCATCCTCGACCGCGCCGGCCAGAAGGGCACCGGCAAATGGTCGGTCATCGAGGCGCAGCAGCTTGGTATTCCCGCCACCGCGATCGAGGCGGCAGTGGCCGCGCGCGTGCTGTCGTCGATCAGGGACGAGCGGCTGGCGGCCGAGAAAGCCTACGGCAATATCGGCGTGACGAAGATTTCCGGTGACAAGGATACGTTGCTGCACGATCTCGAACTGGCACTGTTTGCCGGCAAGATCGCCGCCTATGCGCAAGGTTTCGCTGTGATGAGCGGCGCGTCGAAGGAGTTCAACTGGAACCTGCCGATGCCGACCATCGCCAAGATCTGGCGCGCCGGCTGCATCATCCGCTCGCAGATGCTCGATACGATGGCCGAAGCCTTCGGCAAGGGCGGTGCTTCCACCAATCTGCTGATGGCGCCGGCTTTCATCACCATGATGCAGGAAGCGCATCCGTCGCTGCGGCGCGTGGTGGCCAAGGCATCGGAGGCCGGTGCGCCGGTGCCGGCGCTGTCGTCGGCACTCGCCTATTTCGACAGCTATCGCCAGGGTCGCGGCACCTCGAACCTGATCCAGGCGCAGCGCGATTTCTTCGGCGCGCATGGCTTCGAGCGCATTGGCGAACAGGGCGCGTTCCATGGTCCGTGGGGGAGCGGCGCGGCTGGTTAA